A single Thunnus thynnus chromosome 6, fThuThy2.1, whole genome shotgun sequence DNA region contains:
- the opn7d gene encoding opsin 7, group member d — protein MGNASDTSAVFASTISKEHDILMGSLYSIFCVLSLMGNCILLLVAYHKRSTLKPAEFFIINLSISDLGMTLSLFPLAIPSAFLHRWLFGEIICQFYAMCGVLFGLCSLTNLTALSLVCCLKVCFPNHGNKFSSSHARLLVAGVWCYASVFAVGPLAQWGHYSPEPYGTACCIDWHAPNHELSALSYIVCLFVFCYALPCTIIFLSYTFILLTVRGSRQAVQQHVSPQTKATNAHTLIVKLSVAVCIGFLVAWTPYAVVAMWAAFGDATRVPPAAFALAAVFAKSSTIYNPMVYLLCKPNFRECLYRDTSMLRQRIYRGSPQSDPKERFGYTSQRNKDMSVSTRLSNGQQESYGPCLQCTDNAALCHVTTPQRTACILTGSTYKEVTVSQLSAKPQADLL, from the exons ATGGGAAATGCTTCGGACACATCTGCCGTGTTTGCCTCCACCATCTCCAAGGAGCACGACATCCTCATGGGTTCACTCTACAGCATATTTT GTGTACTGTCCCTCATGGGCAACTGTATTCTGCTACTTGTTGCATATCACAAGCGGTCGACCTTGAAGCCAGCAGAGTTCTTTATCATCAATCTCTCTATCAGTGACCTTGGGATGACGCTCTCTTTATTCCCACTGGCAATACCATCAGCTTTTTTACACAG GTGGCTGTTTGGAGAAATTATCTGTCAGTTCTATGCAATGTGTGGAGTACTGTTTGGTCTATGCAGCCTGACCAATCTCACAGCCCTTTCCTTAGTGTGCTGCCTTAAAGTCTGCTTCCCTAATCATG GTAACAAGTTCTCCTCATCACATGCCCGCCTCCTGGTGGCTGGAGTGTGGTGTTACGCATCTGTGTTTGCTGTAGGGCCCTTGGCACAGTGGGGACATTACAGTCCTGAACCTTACGGCACAGCCTGCTGCATTGACTGGCATGCACCCAACCACGAGCTTTCAGCTTTGTCTTACATTGTctgcctttttgtcttttgctaTGCACTGCCCTGCACCATCATTTTCCTCTCCTACACTTTTATTCTGCTGACAGTGAGAGGGTCACGTCAGGCCGTCCAGCAGCATGTGTCACCACAGACCAAGGCCACCAATGCACACACTCTCATTGTCAAG CTGTCAGTAGCAGTGTGTATAGGCTTCCTGGTTGCCTGGACTCCATATGCTGTCGTGGCCATGTGGGCAGCGTTCGGAGATGCCACGCGGGTTCCCCCTGCTGCATTCGCCCTGGCCGCCGTGTTTGCCAAGTCTTCCACAATCTACAACCCTATGGTTTACCTGCTGTGTAAGCCCAACTTTCGCGAGTGTCTCTACAGAGACACGTCTATGTTAAGACAGAGGATCTACAGGGGGAGTCCACAGTCAGATCCAAAAGAACGTTTCGGATACACCTCACAGCGCAACAAAGACATGAGCGTTTCCACTCGCCTCTCAAATGGACAGCAGGAGAGCTACGGGCCATGTCTGCAGTGCACTGACAATGCAGCGCTGTGTCATGTGACGACACCCCAAAGGACTGCCTGCATCCTGACTGGATCCACCTACAAAGAGGTGACAGTTAGCCAGCTCTCAGCCAAACCACAGGCCGATTTACTCTAG
- the emilin3a gene encoding EMILIN-3, with translation MRGYSRMNFMMAVSPFVLMTLFLSLGETKFYRPLQFNQYKAGLSQHHDQGKPTSRHKNHCAYVIEKTVSFTVQDGAAPYVKAEYNKCSWGQKCPTLLYRLMYKPMYKVAHKTVTELEWRCCPGYSGYDCMEGPPAYQHPMKMMPPFKGPPFNGPQFKGPQYKGPMSTSPMFKGPPINSVVKANPWSQSKGPPTGSFNSYPMRHFGPPRSSSYPDTSFETYPSEPEPMPDHQEAHHSEHEQEHEHEHEHGHSQEPEEHIPEETPPLSGGEQAEDETIGQALDSETEERIHRMEEDVQRLNQGLETLRGTVNGLEDSLRASLREDANRMLSALLSAAPGPIPAPAVASSPSTVGFVEIPGGDPETEGLDGRHVFPGLTELNGRVEELKTELLAKTAELQELKATVMGHDGALKKMSNRTGVPSDSTSNLGETMEKLMNAKLSAARTEILGGFEKRVESAEGRCKEKAGDVLRQCQREQGERQEQMEDALVESSTDLRTELRNLQAQVHGLKTVESCCGRVSGLVERVQLLETSVAGLNQSQGHLRVELGGHKDHIEGMMEGRLGYVEAKLNLTGQLKSVESGSRSSLPDKAETGQGLEARMEDKLRALEGRLLTALEELGNATAPALLEGHAVPTLETELESLRGRLEMDVDRVKKHLSSLEILCSSSCSSQNPTSIQGDSAADASANLAEEQNVKGVLEMQGDRLNSLNITMQDIMRHLTLRDQQEQAEGDAPIEGELTILKFNVHSVNRTLKGLQDSLRTVVHQVGKANSSWHEREARMAQQMKGVVQLVGHQASMLGAGERRLTRLKGDLQEMKRRLAVEVQGCRSTAMGVQKEVTEVGGRVASVEDQCKGLNYLAEDLERIREELERQSNGLLLQVNGTLYSHAQQLSELRGELRNCTSKMEPTQQSLELESEPRRGDTFTLN, from the exons ATGCGTGGATATTCCAGGATGAATTTTATGATGGCTGTGAGTCCTTTTGTATTAATGACACTATTTTTGTCACTGGGAGAAACCAAGTTCTACAGACCACTCCAGTTTAACCAGTATAAAGCTGGGCTGAGTCAACACCATGACCAAGGGAAACCCACCAGCAGACACAA AAACCACTGTGCCTATGTCATTGAAAAGACAGTGTCCTTCACCGTTCAGGATGGGGCAGCCCCCTATGTAAAAGCTGAGTACAATAAGTGTTCCTGGGGTCAGAAGTGTCCAACTCTCCT GTATCGCCTGATGTACAAACCAATGTACAAGGTGGCACATAAAACTGTCACAGAGCTGGAGTGGCGTTGTTGTCCAGGGTACTCTGGTTATGACTGTATGGAGGGGCCTCCTGCTTACCAACACCCCATGAAAATGATGCCGCCATTTAAGGGCCCACCATTCAATGGCCCACAGTTCAAGGGCCCACAGTATAAAGGTCCCATGTCCACCAGTCCAATGTTCAAGGGCCCACCCATTAACTCTGTTGTGAAAGCAAACCCATGGAGTCAATCTAAAGGACCTCCCACCGGCAGTTTTAACTCTTATCCAATGCGTCACTTTGGGCCTCCAAGGTCCTCCTCCTATCCAGACACCTCCTTCGAGACTTATCCGTCTGAGCCAGAGCCAATGCCAGACCACCAGGAAGCACATCACTCAGAGCATGAACAAGAACATGAGCATGAGCATGAGCATGGGCATAGCCAGGAACCTGAGGAACATATTCCAGAGGaaacccctcctctctctggtGGTGAACAGGCTGAAGATGAAACCATAG GCCAAGCTCTagacagtgagacagaggaGCGAATACATCGAATGGAAGAGGACGTGCAACGTCTGAACCAGGGTTTGGAGACCCTGAGGGGAACTGTAAATGGACTGGAAGATAGTCTACGAGCCTCACTGAGAGAGGACGCCAACAGGATGCTGTCAGCcctgctctctgctgccccTGGTCCTATTCCAGCTCCAGCTGTGGCCTCTAGTCCATCCACTGTAGGGTTTGTAGAGATTCCTGGGGGAGATCCTGAGACAGAAGGTCTAGATGGTAGACATGTGTTTCCAGGCCTTACAGAACTGAATGGAAGGGTGGAAGAGCTCAAGACAGAGCTGCTCGCTAagacagcagagctgcaggaaCTCAAAGCAACAGTGATGGGACATGATGGAGCATTGAAGAAGATGTCGAATAGAACAGGAGTGCCATCAGACTCCACTAGCAATCTTGGGGAAACTATGGAGAAGTTGATGAATGCCAAACTGAGTGCAGCCAGGACAGAAATTCTGGGTGGGTTTGAGAAACGTGTGGAGAGTGCAGAGGGCCGATGTAAGGAGAAAGCTGGGGATGTGCTTCGTCAGTGCCAGAGGGAGCAAGGGGAGAGGCAGGAACAGATGGAAGATGCTCTGGTAGAAAGTAGCACAGACTTAAGAACAGAGCTGAGAAACCTCCAGGCACAGGTCCATGGTTTAAAGACTGTAGAAAGCTGCTGTGGTAGAGTGAGTGGACTGGTTGAAAGGGTGCAGTTGCTGGAAACATCAGTGGCAGGCCTCAACCAGTCCCAGGGGCACCTGAGAGTGGAGCTGGGTGGACACAAGGACCACATAGAGGGAATGATGGAGGGGCGTCTGGGCTATGTAGAGGCTAAGCTCAACCTGACTGGGCAGCTTAAAAGTGTTGAGTCTGGAAGTAGAAGTAGTCTCCCAGATAAAGCTGAGACAGGACAGGGCCTGGAGGCCAGAATGGAGGATAAGTTAAGAGCACTAGAAGGGCGTTTACTGACAGCTTTGGAGGAGCTGGGTAATGCCACTGCCCCTGCACTGCTTGAGGGTCATGCTGTTCCCACCCTGGAGACAGAGCTGGAGTCCCTCCGAGGGAGACTAGAGATGGATGTGGACAGAGTGAAAAAGCATCTGAGCAGCCTTGAGATTCTGTgttcttcttcctgttcctCTCAAAACCCGACATCCATCCAGGGAGactctgctgctgatgcaaGTGCTAACCTGGCAGAGGAGCAGAATGTGAAGGGGGTACTGGAAATGCAAGGTGACCGTTTGAATAGCCTCAACATCACAATGCAGGACATCATGAGGCATCTGACCCTCAGGGACCAGCAGGAACAAGCAGAGGGTGATGCTCCCATAGAGGGAGAGCTCACAATCCTCAAGTTCAATGTCCACTCAGTCAACCGCACCCTGAAAGGCCTTCAGGACTCCCTGAGGACAGTGGTCCACCAGGTGGGTAAAGCAAACAGCTCCTGGCATGAGAGAGAGGCACGCATGGCCCAGCAGATGAAAGGTGTGGTCCAGCTGGTTGGACATCAAGCTTCCATGCTTGGGGCAGGGGAGCGCAGACTGACCCGACTTAAGGGTGATCTGCAGGAGATGAAGAGGCGACTAGCTGTGGAGGTCCAGGGCTGCCGGAGCACAGCTATGGGGGTGCAGAAAGAGGTAACTGAGGTTGGAGGCCGTGTTGCCAGTGTGGAGGACCAGTGTAAGGGCCTGAATTACTTGGCAGAAGACCTGGAGAGAATTAGAGAAGAGTTGGAGAGACAATCAAATGGGCTTCTCCTGCAAGTCAATGGGACTCTCTACAGCCATgctcagcagctgtctgagctGAGAGGCGAACTCAGAAACTGTACCTCCAAAATGGAGCCAACACAACAGAGTTTAGAGTTGGAATCCGAACCAAGACGAGGGGACACCTTCACTTTAAATTAG
- the LOC137184876 gene encoding syntaphilin — protein MSLTPSRKPSSGQRRRSVGTSGGSGRYSDTSSTNTYPGRGRAVEGSPTARTYPSTPRRQAKHTACSNNHGIRPPTPEQYLTPLQQKEVCIRHLRARLRDNVERLQHRDCEIDELRAQLYRMQEDWIEEECHRVEAQLALKEARKEIQHLQEVVESVRSTPSVREQDPHDHKPYSGLQGPRPGGKSRSCGCSPASTLSRGTTYTRLSSEALQLECSSNAPEPSGASRPAGQTHLLLEAALLSEQAPPQGHTRGPPTVPRSSTYERLCSGGTVLPISHSCHTLSSSCRYGGHTYLPHHHLFLHLPQEEAPISAATTAVPATEPIPTPAPAAEKKPEVRSQACSPTMTWLCEESGVEELSVISLPTADITPSEPHLFPSSLPPVSPPEHSYSLETLPPDKSEHIAKRPAEPHTCQPHRTSPLPMMQEATVLETEEDNMEESEGANEDGYSPPLCHWSRYFLVDLLALAVPVVPTMAWLCRGSPGDVVPVYHIGSLLRGCCAVALHSLRRQGAGRGQEPTSMNGTTPI, from the exons ATGTCTCTCACTCCAAGTCGAAAGCCCTCCTCAGGTCAGCGCAG GCGCTCAGTGGGAACGAGTGGGGGCAGCGGGCGATACAGTGACACATCCAGCACCAACACCTACCCTGGTCGGGGTCGGGCAGTAGAAGGCAGCCCCACAGCCCGGACATATCCTAGTACACCCAG GCGTCAGGCAAAGCACACAGCTTGCAGCAACAACCATGGGATCAGGCCCCCTACTCCGGAGCAGTACCTTACACCCCTGCAACAGAAGGAGGTGTGTATACGACATCTGCGAGCCAGACTGAGAGACAACGTGGAAAGACTACAACACAG GGACTGTGAAATAGATGAGTTGAGGGCACAACTGTACAGGATGCAGGAAGACTGGATAGAAGAGGAATGCCACCGTGTGGAGGCCCAGTTAGCCCTGAAGGAGGCCCGCAAAGAGATCCAGCACCTCCAGGAGGTGGTTGAGTCAGTGAGGTCCACCCCAAGTGTTCGGGAACAAGACCCCCATGACCACAAGCCATACTCAGGGTTGCAGGGACCTCGGCCGGGGGGGAAGTCTCGTTCTTGTGGTTGTTCTCCAGCCAGCACTTTGAGCCGCGGCACCACCTACACCCGGCTGAGCAGCGAGGCTCTGCAGCTGGAGTGTAGCTCAAATGCGCCTGAGCCAAGCGGAGCGTCTCGCCCAGCGGGGCAAACCCACCTGCTCCTGGAGGCGGCCCTCCTATCAGAGCAGGCGCCACCACAGGGCCACACCAGAGGCCCCCCAACTGTGCCCCGTTCCTCTACCTATGAAAGGCTGTGCAGCGGGGGGACTGTGCTGCCAATCTCACACTCCTGCCACACTCTCAGTAGCAGCTGCAGGTACGGTGGACACACCTACCTCCCCCATCATCACTTGTTCCTGCACTTACCTCAGGAGGAGGCCCCGATATCAGCGGCGACCACTGCTGTCCCTGCCACTGAGCCGATCCCTACCCCTGCTCCTGCAGCGGAGAAGAAGCCAGAGGTCCGCTCCCAGGCCTGCAGCCCGACTATGACCTGGCTGTGTGAGGAGAGTGGTGTCGAAGAGCTGAGTGTCATTTCTTTACCAACGGCGGACATCACCCCCTCAGAACCACATCTGTTTCCATCATCTTTACCTCCTGTGTCGCCTCCTGAGCACTCATACAGCTTAGAGACTCTACCGCCTGACAAGTCAGAGCATATAGCAAAGAGGCCAGCGGAGCCCCACACCTGCCAGCCCCATCGTACATCTCCACTTCCAATGATGCAGGAAGCTACAGTACTGGAGACAGAAGAGGACAATATGGAGGAAAGTGAAGGAGCAAACGAAGACGGGTATTCCCCTCCTCTGTGCCACTGGAGCCGGTACTTCCTTGTAGATCTTTTGGCTTTGGCAGTGCCGGTGGTCCCGACCATGGCGTGGCTGTGTCGCGGGTCACCAGGGGACGTCGTGCCCGTGTACCATATCGGGTCCCTGCTGAGAGGTTGCTGTGCTGTGGCCCTCCACTCGCTTCGCCGCCAGGGTGCGGGCAGGGGACAAGAGCCTACCAGCATGAACGGAACAACACCAATCTGA
- the LOC137184878 gene encoding peptidyl-prolyl cis-trans isomerase FKBP1A-like yields MGVEIETITPGDGRTFPKKGQRVVVHYVGTLADGKVFDSSRSRGKPFKFKIGHQEVIRGWEEGVAQMSVGQRAKLICSPDFAYGSKGHPGIIPPNATLTFDVELLSLEA; encoded by the exons ATGGGAGTAGAAATCGAAACCATAACTCCGGGCGATG GACGGACATTTCCAAAGAAGGGGCAGCGCGTCGTGGTGCACTATGTCG GAACACTGGCAGATGGGAAAGTGTTTGACTCTTCGAGGTCCCGGGGGAAGCCGTTCAAATTCAAGATTGGACATCAGGAGGTTATCCGTGGCTGGGAAGAAGGAGTAGCCCAG ATGAGTGTAGGTCAGCGGGCCAAGCTGATATGCTCACCAGACTTTGCCTATGGCAGCAAAGGGCACCCAGGGATCATCCCACCAAACGCCACTCTAACCTTTGATGTGGAGCTGCTTTCTCTGGAAGCCTGA
- the rad21l1 gene encoding double-strand-break repair protein rad21-like protein 1, producing MMFYTQLFTSKRGSLAKIWLAAHWERKLTKAHVFDCNLETTIRDIISPKMKIGLRTSGHLLLGVVRIYSRKAKYLLADCNDALVQIKMAFRPGQTDMPVEGLEATVKAITLIEDFTAFDSQLPHPSDIDVMDHFSLNQCRSEEITLKEDFGNGFLNLAEIRDESQSLQNGLLDMSFHSLAQHGDTFGDEDKGFDLLDFLTNSSDYPESTDFIPEEPKNENPENSRFNYKHDADRRDPAEVATPTLNETTVLANEEEAFALEPVAITPNSERKRGKRKRKLVVDQSKELTNEAIREQLADYSDLVSPLDMAPPTRQLMQWKESGGADKLFAQPCSTLVTPQIKELFAKSMLQVKHGVSEEVEAMRLDEQEAQRDISALNTDSISVVDSSVDREKTHNTELTDLGHTNDNRHENYSELIQDENRSEFTHPELPSEDSMFVHPSYMVQETQSSSTHTQSMLDSQDFEERKITRRAEKLLNTLKSQSNSDSMFSLEALCAGSTRSQAATTFFCLLVLKKQQALRLHQSGPYQDIFATPGPKFFN from the exons ATGATGTTCTACACGCAACTCTTCACCTCAAAGCGAGGGTCTCTAGCCAAAATTTGGTTAGCAGCGCACTGGGAGAGGAAACTCACAAAGGCCCATGTATTTGATTGCAATCTGGAAACAACCATCAGAGACATTATTTCCCCTaag ATGAAAATTGGTTTGCGGACATCTGGCCATCTGCTCCTCGGTGTGGTCCGGATTTACTCCAGAAAAGCAAAATATCTCCTTGCAGATTGCAATGATGCCCTGGTTCAAATTAAAATGGCATTCAGGCCAG GTCAGACAGATATGCCTGTGGAAGGGCTTGAGGCCACAGTAAAAGCAATTACCTTGATCGAAGATTTCACTGCCTTTGATTCCCAGCTGCCACACCCAAG TGACATAGATGTCATGGACCACTTTTCACTGAACCAGTGTCGATCAGAGGAAATCACTCTGAAAGAGGATTTTGGAAATGGCTTTCTGAACTTGGCAGAAATCA GAGATGAGTCCCAGAGCCTCCAGAATGGACTGCTGGATATGAGCTTCCACAGCCTGGCTCAACATGGAGACACTTTTGGCGATGAGGATAAAGGATTCGACCTGCTCG ACTTTCTGACGAACTCCAGTGATTATCCTGAGTCCACAGACTTCATCCCAGAGGAGCCTAAAAACGAAAATCCAGAGAACTCCAGGTTCAATTACAAGCACG ATGCTGACCGGAGGGATCCTGCGGAGGTGGCGACTCCTACACTGAATGAGACCACCGTGCTCGCTAATGAGGAGGAAGCCTTTGCCCTTGAACCCGTGGCCATCACTC caaactcagagaggaagagggggaagaGGAAACGCAAGTTAGTGGTGGACCAGTCTAAGGAGCTGACCAATGAAGCTATCAGAGAGCAGCTTGCTGACTACTCAGATCTGGTCTCCCCTTTGGACATGGCTCCCCCCACCCGACAGCTGATGCAGTGGAAGGAGAGCGGAGGTGCAGACAAACTCTTTGCACAGCCATGTTCCACCCTAGTAACTCCACAGATCAAGGAG CTCTTTGCTAAGAGTATGTTGCAGGTGAAACATGGTGTGAGTGAGGAGGTTGAGGCGATGCGGCTGGATGAACAGGAGG CGCAGAGAGACATAAGTGCCCTCAACACAGACAGCATCAGTGTTGTAGATTCGTCAGTAGATCGTGAAAAAACGCACAACACCGAGTTGACAGACCTTGGTCACACAAACGACAACCGACATGAGAATTACTCAGAGCTCATACAG GATGAAAACAGATCTGAATTCACTCATCCAGAACTTCCATCAGAGGACTCCATGTTTGTTCATCCATCTTACATGGTGCAGGAGACTCAGTCATCGTCCACGCACACTCAG TCTATGCTGGACAGCCAGGACTTTGAAGAGAGGAAGATAACCAGGCGAGCAGAGAAGCTTCTGAACACTCTAAAA AGCCAGAGCAACAGTGACAGCATGTTCAGCCTGGAGGCACTGTGTGCAGGGAGCACTCGCTCGCAGGCTGCAACCACTTTCTTCTGTCTCCTGGtcctgaaaaaacaacaagccCTCCGTCTGCACCAGAGCGGACCTTATCAGGACATCTTCGCCACGCCGGGACCCAAGTTCTTTAACTAG